A part of Aegilops tauschii subsp. strangulata cultivar AL8/78 chromosome 2, Aet v6.0, whole genome shotgun sequence genomic DNA contains:
- the LOC109771339 gene encoding uncharacterized protein isoform X3 — MLAPLSSIVIFLCPPPLLQIPSPLLYKPVSLADSSNPDSSTCLHHSHAQTKTQTLLKTPNSGLSIQLHQLQHPERLCRSGMILQCSNPSKYIEDYSNVRIRPAAEICYKRVVWDSTPDIQTPGLRNKPSNSNNPSPQPHTQCHRQSSPSIGTGSSWHTTPQTNVSSQHYRTPRLSTANDFSIHMKDKYPNLVYTEVGIMLKEHNAIPFKMIADVKDSILKENTRFLDKIAPKLENRCTGCLKRSIPCLLQPDNQAPPPNDSTFTTPDNNSGLKYRCLYTHDSEAFSPTSSSTNKRKGLHTSHHRQTGSLSLHKPESSTAVHGKSKHDTIKSWAKTIVGGIIMYNDDIAVPDGSVILGQESARPQEKVVVNHSHYAISHWSSGSTIDFPSIALQDRLATIIYRLPIADKERFSITHTCPRFITLSSEAIADQLVGSDIIDHELFSLLIRRIRQIDQEILYPHDSSPCRHYLEPDFASSVLSSDKVARACYTRIRLGDFHMGHAIKNNLHP, encoded by the exons ATGCTGGCACCTCTCTCTTCCATTGTCATCTTCCTCTGCCCTCCTCCCCTGCTCCAGATCCCATCTCCTCTTCTCTACAAACCAGTTTCCCTTGCAGATTCGTCCAACCCAG ATTCATCAACATGTCTGCACCACAGCCATGCCCAAACGAAGACCCAGACCCTCTTGAAGACCCCAAATTCTGGCTTATCCATCCAACTGCACCAACTTCAACATCCCGAACGTCTTTGCAGAAG CGGGATGATCCTCCAGTGCAGCAACCCCTCGAAATATATTGAAGATTATTCTAATGTCCGA ATCCGCCCAGCTGCTGAAATTTGCTACAAACGAGTTGTTTGGGATTCTACACCTGACATCCAAACTCCTGGATTACGCAATAAACCTTCTAACAGCAACAATCCAAGCCCGCAGCCTCACACACAGTGTCACCGACAATCCAGTCCTTCCATAGGCACTGGTTCATCTTGGCATACCACACCGCAAACCAATGTTTCTTCGCAACACTATCGCACTCCTCGATTATCCACTGCCAATGACTTTTCGATTCACATGAAGGACAAATACCCTAATCTG GTATACACTGAGGTTGGTATAATGCTAAAAGAGCACAACGCCATACCATTCAAGATGATTGCCGATGTGAAAGACTCCATATTGAAAGAGAATACCCGATTCCTAGACAAAATAGCTCCAAAGTTGGAGAATAGATGCACAGGCTGTTTAAAAAGATCAATCCCCTGCCTGCTTCAACCCGACAATCAGGCACCCCCACCCAATGATAGCACATTTACCACACCGGATAACAATTCTGGATTGAAATATCGATGTCTCTACACACATGATTCTGAAG CTTTTAGTCCAACATCATCTTCAACCAACAAAAGGAAAGGATTACATACCTCACACCACAGGCAAACAG GCTCTTTGTCATTGCACAAACCTGAATCTTCCACCGCTGTTCATGGCAAATCGAAGCATGATACAATCAAATCATGGGCAAAAACTATTGTTGGCGGAATTATCATGTACAATGACGACATAGCTGTCCCTGATGGATCGGTCATTCTTGGTCAAGAATCCGCACGCCCTCAAGAAAAAGTTGTTGTCAACCATTCTCATTACGCCATTAGTCATTGGTCATCCGGTAGTACCATCGACTTCCCCTCAATAGCCCTCCAGGACCGTTTGGCCACTATCATTTATCGCCTACCAATTGCTGACAAAGAACG ATTCAGTATCACACACACCTGCCCTAGGTTCATCACTTTGTCATCCGAGGCGATTGCAGACCAACTCGTTGGTTCTGATATAATAGACCATGAATTATTCTCCTTGCTAATTCGTCGTATTAGGCAAATTGATCAAGAAATACTTTACCCACACGATTCTTCACCATGCcgccactacctcgaaccagattttGCC AGTAGTGTTTTATCCAGTGATAAAG TGGCACGTGCCTGCTATACTCGAATCAGGTTGGGTGATTTTCACATGGGACATGCTATCAAAAACAATTTACATCCTTGA
- the LOC109771339 gene encoding uncharacterized protein isoform X1 gives MGHLLAPTSKHDAAPIDYWAAIVNPERISDYNWCEYVLKDLLKVVSKLKIDILNNRTIKHLEGCHLFLQVFYLDNVDLGIYNMSHNTLPMISEFKLSTFSGMILQCSNPSKYIEDYSNVRIRPAAEICYKRVVWDSTPDIQTPGLRNKPSNSNNPSPQPHTQCHRQSSPSIGTGSSWHTTPQTNVSSQHYRTPRLSTANDFSIHMKDKYPNLVYTEVGIMLKEHNAIPFKMIADVKDSILKENTRFLDKIAPKLENRCTGCLKRSIPCLLQPDNQAPPPNDSTFTTPDNNSGLKYRCLYTHDSEAFSPTSSSTNKRKGLHTSHHRQTGSLSLHKPESSTAVHGKSKHDTIKSWAKTIVGGIIMYNDDIAVPDGSVILGQESARPQEKVVVNHSHYAISHWSSGSTIDFPSIALQDRLATIIYRLPIADKERFSITHTCPRFITLSSEAIADQLVGSDIIDHELFSLLIRRIRQIDQEILYPHDSSPCRHYLEPDFASSVLSSDKVARACYTRIRLGDFHMGHAIKNNLHP, from the exons ATGGGACACTTGCTTGCACCAACTTCCAAGCATGATGCTGCTCCGATTGATTACTGGGCTGCAATAGTTAACCCAGAGAGAATTTCTGATTACAATTGGTGCGAGTATGTTTTAAAAGATTTGTTGAAAGTTGTATCCAAGTTAAAAATTGACATTCTGAACAACCGAACCATTAAACACTTAGAAGGTTGCCATCTTTTCCTTCAG GTTTTCTACCTTGATAACGTTGACTTAGGAATTTACAATATGTCACACAATACTCTCCCAATGATATCTGAATTTAAACTATCAACTTTCAGCGGGATGATCCTCCAGTGCAGCAACCCCTCGAAATATATTGAAGATTATTCTAATGTCCGA ATCCGCCCAGCTGCTGAAATTTGCTACAAACGAGTTGTTTGGGATTCTACACCTGACATCCAAACTCCTGGATTACGCAATAAACCTTCTAACAGCAACAATCCAAGCCCGCAGCCTCACACACAGTGTCACCGACAATCCAGTCCTTCCATAGGCACTGGTTCATCTTGGCATACCACACCGCAAACCAATGTTTCTTCGCAACACTATCGCACTCCTCGATTATCCACTGCCAATGACTTTTCGATTCACATGAAGGACAAATACCCTAATCTG GTATACACTGAGGTTGGTATAATGCTAAAAGAGCACAACGCCATACCATTCAAGATGATTGCCGATGTGAAAGACTCCATATTGAAAGAGAATACCCGATTCCTAGACAAAATAGCTCCAAAGTTGGAGAATAGATGCACAGGCTGTTTAAAAAGATCAATCCCCTGCCTGCTTCAACCCGACAATCAGGCACCCCCACCCAATGATAGCACATTTACCACACCGGATAACAATTCTGGATTGAAATATCGATGTCTCTACACACATGATTCTGAAG CTTTTAGTCCAACATCATCTTCAACCAACAAAAGGAAAGGATTACATACCTCACACCACAGGCAAACAG GCTCTTTGTCATTGCACAAACCTGAATCTTCCACCGCTGTTCATGGCAAATCGAAGCATGATACAATCAAATCATGGGCAAAAACTATTGTTGGCGGAATTATCATGTACAATGACGACATAGCTGTCCCTGATGGATCGGTCATTCTTGGTCAAGAATCCGCACGCCCTCAAGAAAAAGTTGTTGTCAACCATTCTCATTACGCCATTAGTCATTGGTCATCCGGTAGTACCATCGACTTCCCCTCAATAGCCCTCCAGGACCGTTTGGCCACTATCATTTATCGCCTACCAATTGCTGACAAAGAACG ATTCAGTATCACACACACCTGCCCTAGGTTCATCACTTTGTCATCCGAGGCGATTGCAGACCAACTCGTTGGTTCTGATATAATAGACCATGAATTATTCTCCTTGCTAATTCGTCGTATTAGGCAAATTGATCAAGAAATACTTTACCCACACGATTCTTCACCATGCcgccactacctcgaaccagattttGCC AGTAGTGTTTTATCCAGTGATAAAG TGGCACGTGCCTGCTATACTCGAATCAGGTTGGGTGATTTTCACATGGGACATGCTATCAAAAACAATTTACATCCTTGA
- the LOC109771339 gene encoding uncharacterized protein isoform X2, which translates to MGHLLAPTSKHDAAPIDYWAAIVNPERISDYNWCEYVLKDLLKVVSKLKIDILNNRTIKHLEGCHLFLQVFYLDNVDLGIYNMSHNTLPMISEFKLSTFSGMILQCSNPSKYIEDYSNVRIRPAAEICYKRVVWDSTPDIQTPGLRNKPSNSNNPSPQPHTQCHRQSSPSIGTGSSWHTTPQTNVSSQHYRTPRLSTANDFSIHMKDKYPNLVYTEVGIMLKEHNAIPFKMIADVKDSILKENTRFLDKIAPKLENRCTGCLKRSIPCLLQPDNQAPPPNDSTFTTPDNNSGLKYRCLYTHDSEAFSPTSSSTNKRKGLHTSHHRQTGSLSLHKPESSTAVHGKSKHDTIKSWAKTIVGGIIMYNDDIAVPDGSVILGQESARPQEKVVVNHSHYAISHWSSGSTIDFPSIALQDRLATIIYRLPIADKERFSITHTCPRFITLSSEAIADQLVGSDIIDHELFSLLIRRIRQIDQEILYPHDSSPCRHYLEPDFASSVLSSDKGPVDEICT; encoded by the exons ATGGGACACTTGCTTGCACCAACTTCCAAGCATGATGCTGCTCCGATTGATTACTGGGCTGCAATAGTTAACCCAGAGAGAATTTCTGATTACAATTGGTGCGAGTATGTTTTAAAAGATTTGTTGAAAGTTGTATCCAAGTTAAAAATTGACATTCTGAACAACCGAACCATTAAACACTTAGAAGGTTGCCATCTTTTCCTTCAG GTTTTCTACCTTGATAACGTTGACTTAGGAATTTACAATATGTCACACAATACTCTCCCAATGATATCTGAATTTAAACTATCAACTTTCAGCGGGATGATCCTCCAGTGCAGCAACCCCTCGAAATATATTGAAGATTATTCTAATGTCCGA ATCCGCCCAGCTGCTGAAATTTGCTACAAACGAGTTGTTTGGGATTCTACACCTGACATCCAAACTCCTGGATTACGCAATAAACCTTCTAACAGCAACAATCCAAGCCCGCAGCCTCACACACAGTGTCACCGACAATCCAGTCCTTCCATAGGCACTGGTTCATCTTGGCATACCACACCGCAAACCAATGTTTCTTCGCAACACTATCGCACTCCTCGATTATCCACTGCCAATGACTTTTCGATTCACATGAAGGACAAATACCCTAATCTG GTATACACTGAGGTTGGTATAATGCTAAAAGAGCACAACGCCATACCATTCAAGATGATTGCCGATGTGAAAGACTCCATATTGAAAGAGAATACCCGATTCCTAGACAAAATAGCTCCAAAGTTGGAGAATAGATGCACAGGCTGTTTAAAAAGATCAATCCCCTGCCTGCTTCAACCCGACAATCAGGCACCCCCACCCAATGATAGCACATTTACCACACCGGATAACAATTCTGGATTGAAATATCGATGTCTCTACACACATGATTCTGAAG CTTTTAGTCCAACATCATCTTCAACCAACAAAAGGAAAGGATTACATACCTCACACCACAGGCAAACAG GCTCTTTGTCATTGCACAAACCTGAATCTTCCACCGCTGTTCATGGCAAATCGAAGCATGATACAATCAAATCATGGGCAAAAACTATTGTTGGCGGAATTATCATGTACAATGACGACATAGCTGTCCCTGATGGATCGGTCATTCTTGGTCAAGAATCCGCACGCCCTCAAGAAAAAGTTGTTGTCAACCATTCTCATTACGCCATTAGTCATTGGTCATCCGGTAGTACCATCGACTTCCCCTCAATAGCCCTCCAGGACCGTTTGGCCACTATCATTTATCGCCTACCAATTGCTGACAAAGAACG ATTCAGTATCACACACACCTGCCCTAGGTTCATCACTTTGTCATCCGAGGCGATTGCAGACCAACTCGTTGGTTCTGATATAATAGACCATGAATTATTCTCCTTGCTAATTCGTCGTATTAGGCAAATTGATCAAGAAATACTTTACCCACACGATTCTTCACCATGCcgccactacctcgaaccagattttGCC AGTAGTGTTTTATCCAGTGATAAAGGTCCGGTTGATGAAATCTGTACATGA
- the LOC109771339 gene encoding uncharacterized protein isoform X5, whose product MLAPLSSIVIFLCPPPLLQIPSPLLYKPVSLADSSNPDSSTCLHHSHAQTKTQTLLKTPNSGLSIQLHQLQHPERLCRSGMILQCSNPSKYIEDYSNVRIRPAAEICYKRVVWDSTPDIQTPGLRNKPSNSNNPSPQPHTQCHRQSSPSIGTGSSWHTTPQTNVSSQHYRTPRLSTANDFSIHMKDKYPNLVYTEVGIMLKEHNAIPFKMIADVKDSILKENTRFLDKIAPKLENRCTGCLKRSIPCLLQPDNQAPPPNDSTFTTPDNNSGLKYRCLYTHDSEAFSPTSSSTNKRKGLHTSHHRQTGSLSLHKPESSTAVHGKSKHDTIKSWAKTIVGGIIMYNDDIAVPDGSVILGQESARPQEKVVVNHSHYAISHWSSGSTIDFPSIALQDRLATIIYRLPIADKERFSITHTCPRFITLSSEAIADQLVGSDIIDHELFSLLIRRIRQIDQEILYPHDSSPCRHYLEPDFASSVLSSDKGPVDEICT is encoded by the exons ATGCTGGCACCTCTCTCTTCCATTGTCATCTTCCTCTGCCCTCCTCCCCTGCTCCAGATCCCATCTCCTCTTCTCTACAAACCAGTTTCCCTTGCAGATTCGTCCAACCCAG ATTCATCAACATGTCTGCACCACAGCCATGCCCAAACGAAGACCCAGACCCTCTTGAAGACCCCAAATTCTGGCTTATCCATCCAACTGCACCAACTTCAACATCCCGAACGTCTTTGCAGAAG CGGGATGATCCTCCAGTGCAGCAACCCCTCGAAATATATTGAAGATTATTCTAATGTCCGA ATCCGCCCAGCTGCTGAAATTTGCTACAAACGAGTTGTTTGGGATTCTACACCTGACATCCAAACTCCTGGATTACGCAATAAACCTTCTAACAGCAACAATCCAAGCCCGCAGCCTCACACACAGTGTCACCGACAATCCAGTCCTTCCATAGGCACTGGTTCATCTTGGCATACCACACCGCAAACCAATGTTTCTTCGCAACACTATCGCACTCCTCGATTATCCACTGCCAATGACTTTTCGATTCACATGAAGGACAAATACCCTAATCTG GTATACACTGAGGTTGGTATAATGCTAAAAGAGCACAACGCCATACCATTCAAGATGATTGCCGATGTGAAAGACTCCATATTGAAAGAGAATACCCGATTCCTAGACAAAATAGCTCCAAAGTTGGAGAATAGATGCACAGGCTGTTTAAAAAGATCAATCCCCTGCCTGCTTCAACCCGACAATCAGGCACCCCCACCCAATGATAGCACATTTACCACACCGGATAACAATTCTGGATTGAAATATCGATGTCTCTACACACATGATTCTGAAG CTTTTAGTCCAACATCATCTTCAACCAACAAAAGGAAAGGATTACATACCTCACACCACAGGCAAACAG GCTCTTTGTCATTGCACAAACCTGAATCTTCCACCGCTGTTCATGGCAAATCGAAGCATGATACAATCAAATCATGGGCAAAAACTATTGTTGGCGGAATTATCATGTACAATGACGACATAGCTGTCCCTGATGGATCGGTCATTCTTGGTCAAGAATCCGCACGCCCTCAAGAAAAAGTTGTTGTCAACCATTCTCATTACGCCATTAGTCATTGGTCATCCGGTAGTACCATCGACTTCCCCTCAATAGCCCTCCAGGACCGTTTGGCCACTATCATTTATCGCCTACCAATTGCTGACAAAGAACG ATTCAGTATCACACACACCTGCCCTAGGTTCATCACTTTGTCATCCGAGGCGATTGCAGACCAACTCGTTGGTTCTGATATAATAGACCATGAATTATTCTCCTTGCTAATTCGTCGTATTAGGCAAATTGATCAAGAAATACTTTACCCACACGATTCTTCACCATGCcgccactacctcgaaccagattttGCC AGTAGTGTTTTATCCAGTGATAAAGGTCCGGTTGATGAAATCTGTACATGA
- the LOC109771339 gene encoding uncharacterized protein isoform X4, with translation MGHLLAPTSKHDAAPIDYWAAIVNPERISDYNWCEYVLKDLLKVVSKLKIDILNNRTIKHLEGCHLFLQVFYLDNVDLGIYNMSHNTLPMISEFKLSTFSGMILQCSNPSKYIEDYSNVRIRPAAEICYKRVVWDSTPDIQTPGLRNKPSNSNNPSPQPHTQCHRQSSPSIGTGSSWHTTPQTNVSSQHYRTPRLSTANDFSIHMKDKYPNLVYTEVGIMLKEHNAIPFKMIADVKDSILKENTRFLDKIAPKLENRCTGCLKRSIPCLLQPDNQAPPPNDSTFTTPDNNSGLKYRCLYTHDSEAFSPTSSSTNKRKGLHTSHHRQTGSLSLHKPESSTAVHGKSKHDTIKSWAKTIVGGIIMYNDDIAVPDGSVILGQESARPQEKVVVNHSHYAISHWSSGSTIDFPSIALQDRLATIIYRLPIADKERFSITHTCPRFITLSSEAIADQLVGSDIIDHELFSLLIRRIRQIDQEILYPHDSSPCRHYLEPDFACFIQ, from the exons ATGGGACACTTGCTTGCACCAACTTCCAAGCATGATGCTGCTCCGATTGATTACTGGGCTGCAATAGTTAACCCAGAGAGAATTTCTGATTACAATTGGTGCGAGTATGTTTTAAAAGATTTGTTGAAAGTTGTATCCAAGTTAAAAATTGACATTCTGAACAACCGAACCATTAAACACTTAGAAGGTTGCCATCTTTTCCTTCAG GTTTTCTACCTTGATAACGTTGACTTAGGAATTTACAATATGTCACACAATACTCTCCCAATGATATCTGAATTTAAACTATCAACTTTCAGCGGGATGATCCTCCAGTGCAGCAACCCCTCGAAATATATTGAAGATTATTCTAATGTCCGA ATCCGCCCAGCTGCTGAAATTTGCTACAAACGAGTTGTTTGGGATTCTACACCTGACATCCAAACTCCTGGATTACGCAATAAACCTTCTAACAGCAACAATCCAAGCCCGCAGCCTCACACACAGTGTCACCGACAATCCAGTCCTTCCATAGGCACTGGTTCATCTTGGCATACCACACCGCAAACCAATGTTTCTTCGCAACACTATCGCACTCCTCGATTATCCACTGCCAATGACTTTTCGATTCACATGAAGGACAAATACCCTAATCTG GTATACACTGAGGTTGGTATAATGCTAAAAGAGCACAACGCCATACCATTCAAGATGATTGCCGATGTGAAAGACTCCATATTGAAAGAGAATACCCGATTCCTAGACAAAATAGCTCCAAAGTTGGAGAATAGATGCACAGGCTGTTTAAAAAGATCAATCCCCTGCCTGCTTCAACCCGACAATCAGGCACCCCCACCCAATGATAGCACATTTACCACACCGGATAACAATTCTGGATTGAAATATCGATGTCTCTACACACATGATTCTGAAG CTTTTAGTCCAACATCATCTTCAACCAACAAAAGGAAAGGATTACATACCTCACACCACAGGCAAACAG GCTCTTTGTCATTGCACAAACCTGAATCTTCCACCGCTGTTCATGGCAAATCGAAGCATGATACAATCAAATCATGGGCAAAAACTATTGTTGGCGGAATTATCATGTACAATGACGACATAGCTGTCCCTGATGGATCGGTCATTCTTGGTCAAGAATCCGCACGCCCTCAAGAAAAAGTTGTTGTCAACCATTCTCATTACGCCATTAGTCATTGGTCATCCGGTAGTACCATCGACTTCCCCTCAATAGCCCTCCAGGACCGTTTGGCCACTATCATTTATCGCCTACCAATTGCTGACAAAGAACG ATTCAGTATCACACACACCTGCCCTAGGTTCATCACTTTGTCATCCGAGGCGATTGCAGACCAACTCGTTGGTTCTGATATAATAGACCATGAATTATTCTCCTTGCTAATTCGTCGTATTAGGCAAATTGATCAAGAAATACTTTACCCACACGATTCTTCACCATGCcgccactacctcgaaccagattttGCC TGTTTTATCCAGTGA
- the LOC109771339 gene encoding uncharacterized protein isoform X6 has product MLAPLSSIVIFLCPPPLLQIPSPLLYKPVSLADSSNPDSSTCLHHSHAQTKTQTLLKTPNSGLSIQLHQLQHPERLCRSGMILQCSNPSKYIEDYSNVRIRPAAEICYKRVVWDSTPDIQTPGLRNKPSNSNNPSPQPHTQCHRQSSPSIGTGSSWHTTPQTNVSSQHYRTPRLSTANDFSIHMKDKYPNLVYTEVGIMLKEHNAIPFKMIADVKDSILKENTRFLDKIAPKLENRCTGCLKRSIPCLLQPDNQAPPPNDSTFTTPDNNSGLKYRCLYTHDSEAFSPTSSSTNKRKGLHTSHHRQTGSLSLHKPESSTAVHGKSKHDTIKSWAKTIVGGIIMYNDDIAVPDGSVILGQESARPQEKVVVNHSHYAISHWSSGSTIDFPSIALQDRLATIIYRLPIADKERFSITHTCPRFITLSSEAIADQLVGSDIIDHELFSLLIRRIRQIDQEILYPHDSSPCRHYLEPDFACFIQ; this is encoded by the exons ATGCTGGCACCTCTCTCTTCCATTGTCATCTTCCTCTGCCCTCCTCCCCTGCTCCAGATCCCATCTCCTCTTCTCTACAAACCAGTTTCCCTTGCAGATTCGTCCAACCCAG ATTCATCAACATGTCTGCACCACAGCCATGCCCAAACGAAGACCCAGACCCTCTTGAAGACCCCAAATTCTGGCTTATCCATCCAACTGCACCAACTTCAACATCCCGAACGTCTTTGCAGAAG CGGGATGATCCTCCAGTGCAGCAACCCCTCGAAATATATTGAAGATTATTCTAATGTCCGA ATCCGCCCAGCTGCTGAAATTTGCTACAAACGAGTTGTTTGGGATTCTACACCTGACATCCAAACTCCTGGATTACGCAATAAACCTTCTAACAGCAACAATCCAAGCCCGCAGCCTCACACACAGTGTCACCGACAATCCAGTCCTTCCATAGGCACTGGTTCATCTTGGCATACCACACCGCAAACCAATGTTTCTTCGCAACACTATCGCACTCCTCGATTATCCACTGCCAATGACTTTTCGATTCACATGAAGGACAAATACCCTAATCTG GTATACACTGAGGTTGGTATAATGCTAAAAGAGCACAACGCCATACCATTCAAGATGATTGCCGATGTGAAAGACTCCATATTGAAAGAGAATACCCGATTCCTAGACAAAATAGCTCCAAAGTTGGAGAATAGATGCACAGGCTGTTTAAAAAGATCAATCCCCTGCCTGCTTCAACCCGACAATCAGGCACCCCCACCCAATGATAGCACATTTACCACACCGGATAACAATTCTGGATTGAAATATCGATGTCTCTACACACATGATTCTGAAG CTTTTAGTCCAACATCATCTTCAACCAACAAAAGGAAAGGATTACATACCTCACACCACAGGCAAACAG GCTCTTTGTCATTGCACAAACCTGAATCTTCCACCGCTGTTCATGGCAAATCGAAGCATGATACAATCAAATCATGGGCAAAAACTATTGTTGGCGGAATTATCATGTACAATGACGACATAGCTGTCCCTGATGGATCGGTCATTCTTGGTCAAGAATCCGCACGCCCTCAAGAAAAAGTTGTTGTCAACCATTCTCATTACGCCATTAGTCATTGGTCATCCGGTAGTACCATCGACTTCCCCTCAATAGCCCTCCAGGACCGTTTGGCCACTATCATTTATCGCCTACCAATTGCTGACAAAGAACG ATTCAGTATCACACACACCTGCCCTAGGTTCATCACTTTGTCATCCGAGGCGATTGCAGACCAACTCGTTGGTTCTGATATAATAGACCATGAATTATTCTCCTTGCTAATTCGTCGTATTAGGCAAATTGATCAAGAAATACTTTACCCACACGATTCTTCACCATGCcgccactacctcgaaccagattttGCC TGTTTTATCCAGTGA